From Campylobacter upsaliensis, the proteins below share one genomic window:
- a CDS encoding endonuclease MutS2, whose product MNKLLTKLDLKDYIDEFKALFAREKEIFLEGDTHLHFKRLRELSELDFKPPLSVKNLDFALIHLSKQGILHLDELFEFVKILRYFSYLKSLKFEGSLKAWLDKIELLPQLLDFINAFDERGVLKESLDERLLNLNHTIKLKKENISLEFKKLAHTKALSPYLIDTQIHLISGFEALLVRGGFNHALKAKIIGRSSGGGFYVVPFGVEKLQSELDDLEEKKEEIYYEYAKNFSTLLHKNLLFLKFINQAFDLFDHYSARVLLAKKKDYEFILCENSSMIRLKNFAHPALKNPKSISVEFGKQVLIITGVNAGGKSMLLKSILSAAFLAKYLLPMHIKADESKIGSFKDFEAIIEDPQNAKNDISTFAGRMLAFSKLFSKKNLLLAVDEIELGTDFEEAACLYSALIEKLIENKLKIIITTHHKRLAMLLSKNSEIELLAALYDEALARPKFEFLKGTIGKSYAFETALRYQIPPNLVAKARQNYGEEKQGLEDLVGKNINLELELREKLAKVSEKEQKADSILQNLKEQKEKNENEFRARYNALGLEFHKAIEEAKKTIKLHDTKEKQRGLNRANELKRAITPPTCAQKEEFRVGDVVKYEKIKGVIIGISKNDALIESEGLKLRIGLNLLRKSTPTPKPKTKTQISLTKPTNLALSLDLHGLRSDEALERLDKFISDALIAGLDEVLVYHGIGTGKLAFAVKEFLKSHKSVKNFSDAPINQGGFGAKLIRL is encoded by the coding sequence ATGAATAAGCTTTTAACTAAGCTTGATTTAAAAGATTATATCGACGAATTTAAGGCACTTTTTGCAAGAGAAAAGGAGATTTTTTTAGAAGGCGATACGCATTTGCACTTTAAGCGTTTGCGTGAGCTTAGTGAGCTTGACTTTAAGCCGCCCTTAAGCGTGAAAAATTTGGATTTTGCTCTCATACATCTTAGCAAACAAGGCATTTTGCATCTTGACGAGCTTTTTGAATTTGTGAAAATCTTGCGTTATTTTTCTTATCTTAAAAGCTTAAAATTTGAAGGTTCACTAAAAGCTTGGCTTGATAAAATTGAACTTTTGCCCCAGCTTTTAGATTTTATAAACGCTTTTGATGAAAGGGGTGTTTTAAAAGAAAGCCTTGATGAAAGATTGCTTAATCTCAATCACACCATTAAGCTTAAAAAAGAAAATATCAGCCTTGAATTCAAAAAACTCGCCCACACAAAGGCTTTAAGCCCTTATCTTATCGATACCCAAATTCACTTGATTAGCGGTTTTGAAGCTTTACTTGTAAGAGGAGGATTTAATCACGCCCTAAAGGCTAAAATTATAGGCAGAAGTAGTGGCGGAGGCTTTTATGTCGTGCCTTTTGGCGTGGAAAAATTGCAAAGTGAGCTTGATGATTTAGAGGAGAAAAAAGAAGAAATTTATTATGAATATGCTAAAAATTTTTCCACCTTACTCCATAAAAATCTTTTATTTTTGAAATTTATCAATCAAGCCTTTGATTTGTTTGACCATTATAGTGCGAGGGTGTTACTTGCAAAAAAGAAAGATTATGAGTTTATATTGTGTGAAAATAGTTCTATGATAAGGCTTAAAAACTTCGCCCACCCAGCCCTTAAAAACCCAAAAAGCATTAGTGTGGAATTTGGCAAACAGGTTTTAATCATCACAGGTGTTAATGCAGGTGGAAAATCTATGCTACTTAAAAGCATTTTAAGTGCGGCTTTTTTAGCTAAATATTTACTCCCTATGCACATTAAAGCAGATGAAAGCAAAATCGGCTCTTTTAAGGACTTTGAAGCCATCATTGAAGACCCGCAAAATGCCAAAAATGACATCTCCACTTTTGCGGGTAGAATGCTAGCCTTTTCTAAGCTTTTTAGTAAGAAAAATTTGCTTTTAGCAGTCGATGAAATAGAGCTTGGAACAGATTTTGAAGAGGCGGCTTGTCTTTATAGCGCTTTGATAGAAAAACTCATAGAAAATAAGCTTAAAATCATCATCACAACGCACCACAAACGCCTTGCTATGCTTTTATCTAAAAATAGTGAGATTGAGCTTTTAGCCGCTTTATATGATGAGGCTTTAGCGCGTCCTAAGTTTGAGTTTTTAAAAGGCACGATAGGCAAATCCTACGCCTTTGAAACGGCACTTCGCTACCAAATTCCGCCAAATTTAGTTGCTAAGGCAAGGCAGAATTATGGCGAGGAGAAGCAAGGCTTGGAGGATTTAGTCGGTAAAAATATCAATTTAGAGCTTGAGCTTAGAGAAAAATTAGCTAAAGTCAGTGAAAAAGAGCAAAAAGCGGACTCCATTTTACAGAATTTAAAAGAACAAAAAGAGAAAAATGAAAATGAGTTTAGAGCTAGATATAATGCACTTGGTTTAGAATTTCACAAAGCCATAGAAGAGGCAAAAAAAACAATCAAACTCCACGACACTAAAGAAAAGCAAAGAGGTCTTAATAGGGCAAACGAGCTTAAAAGAGCCATCACTCCACCCACTTGCGCACAAAAAGAGGAATTTCGCGTGGGCGATGTGGTCAAATATGAAAAAATAAAAGGCGTGATTATAGGCATTTCTAAAAACGATGCCTTGATAGAAAGCGAGGGTTTAAAACTTCGCATAGGCTTAAATTTACTGCGAAAAAGCACCCCCACCCCCAAACCTAAAACAAAAACGCAAATTAGCTTAACAAAGCCTACAAATTTAGCTCTTAGCCTTGATTTACACGGACTTAGAAGCGATGAGGCTTTAGAAAGGCTAGATAAATTCATTTCAGACGCCCTTATAGCTGGGCTTGATGAAGTTTTAGTCTATCACGGCATAGGCACGGGTAAATTAGCTTTTGCGGTCAAAGAATTTTTAAAATCACACAAAAGCGTTAAGAATTTTAGCGATGCACCGATTAATCAGGGTG
- a CDS encoding AAA family ATPase yields MNEKINEFLDNAKHLSFINHHEFVTCEHLLFILLKLSHDFKDLFKKCGDGDFLLLERELKNHLASKNENLGTEVKPEFSVVLEELLAKNSQVDVMEFIEELLKDGRSFSAYLLKKHGLKVDDPKSQNPLLNYTINLNALASEGKIDPLIGREFELERMMQILLRRKKNNPILIGEAGVGKTAIVEGLALKISQGLVPDKLKNAKIFSLDLTGLLSGTKYRGDFERRIKEIIEGLMQIEGAILFIDEIHTIVGAGATGEGHTDFSNLLKPALSNGNLKCIGATTFMEYKNSFEKNKALSRRFAKISVDEPSKQECFLILKGLKEKYENFHHIKLSDELLKESIELGKKFFADKFLPDSAIDLIDELGASFALKTKKKPNLKDLNEIVAKMTRTHKIFEFNQNKALLSLNANLKTQIFGQDSVIDSLCETLKQGYVGFKGENSPRGVFLFTGSSGVGKTELCKKIAEFLGLHLERFDMSEYAEKHALSKLIGSPAGYVGYEDGGLLSNAVRKNPFSLVLFDEIEKAHPDLTNTFLQIFDNAMLTDNSGLKVDFKNTIIVMTSNLGLKESNELGFLSKNEEKTNRAIKDFFAPEFINRIDKILHFNELNDEILEKIVQKELSELSKNLKNISLNATKAAKVYLAKKAYQKEFGVRLLKRIIADEIGAKLSEKILRKELKEGAKIKIDLDQNNKIILR; encoded by the coding sequence ATGAACGAAAAAATCAATGAATTTTTAGATAATGCTAAACATCTAAGCTTTATCAATCACCACGAATTTGTTACTTGTGAGCATTTGCTTTTTATTTTGCTTAAATTAAGCCACGATTTTAAAGATTTATTTAAGAAATGTGGAGATGGTGATTTTTTGCTTTTAGAAAGAGAGCTTAAAAATCATTTAGCCTCCAAAAATGAAAATTTAGGGACAGAAGTTAAACCTGAATTTTCCGTTGTTTTAGAAGAGCTTTTGGCGAAAAATTCACAAGTTGATGTGATGGAGTTTATTGAGGAGCTTTTGAAAGATGGGCGTTCTTTTAGTGCGTATTTATTAAAAAAGCACGGCTTAAAAGTAGATGATCCTAAGAGTCAAAATCCTCTTTTAAATTATACTATCAATCTTAATGCTTTGGCAAGTGAGGGTAAAATCGACCCTTTAATAGGACGCGAATTTGAGCTTGAGAGAATGATGCAAATTTTATTACGCCGTAAAAAAAATAATCCTATCTTAATTGGTGAAGCAGGTGTCGGTAAAACTGCTATTGTCGAGGGTTTAGCTCTAAAAATTTCACAAGGCTTAGTGCCTGATAAATTAAAAAATGCTAAGATTTTTAGCCTTGATCTTACAGGACTTCTTTCAGGCACGAAATACCGCGGCGATTTTGAGCGTAGGATTAAGGAGATTATCGAAGGTTTAATGCAGATTGAGGGGGCGATTTTATTTATCGATGAAATTCATACTATAGTAGGAGCTGGGGCTACAGGTGAGGGACATACTGACTTTTCTAATTTGCTAAAACCAGCCCTTAGCAATGGCAATTTAAAATGTATAGGTGCGACTACCTTTATGGAGTATAAAAACAGCTTTGAGAAAAATAAAGCCCTTTCCCGCCGCTTTGCTAAAATTAGCGTTGATGAGCCAAGTAAGCAGGAGTGCTTTCTCATACTAAAGGGACTTAAAGAAAAATATGAAAATTTTCATCATATTAAACTAAGCGATGAGCTTTTAAAAGAAAGTATAGAGCTTGGAAAGAAATTTTTTGCGGATAAATTCTTACCTGATAGTGCCATTGATCTCATTGATGAGCTTGGAGCTTCCTTTGCGTTAAAAACAAAGAAAAAGCCAAATTTAAAAGATTTAAATGAAATCGTAGCTAAAATGACTCGCACGCATAAAATTTTTGAATTTAATCAAAATAAAGCTCTTTTAAGTCTTAATGCAAATTTAAAAACGCAAATTTTTGGACAAGATAGCGTGATCGATAGTCTTTGTGAAACCTTAAAGCAAGGTTATGTGGGTTTTAAGGGTGAAAATAGCCCTAGAGGAGTTTTCCTTTTTACAGGTTCAAGTGGAGTGGGCAAAACTGAACTTTGTAAAAAAATCGCTGAATTTTTGGGACTTCATTTAGAACGCTTTGATATGAGCGAATATGCTGAAAAACACGCCTTAAGCAAACTCATCGGCTCCCCAGCTGGCTATGTGGGCTATGAAGATGGGGGGCTTTTAAGCAATGCTGTGCGTAAAAATCCTTTCTCTCTCGTGCTTTTTGATGAGATAGAAAAGGCACATCCTGATTTAACTAATACTTTTTTGCAAATTTTTGATAATGCTATGCTTACGGATAATAGCGGCTTGAAGGTCGATTTTAAAAACACTATCATTGTAATGACTTCAAATTTGGGACTTAAAGAAAGTAATGAGCTTGGCTTTTTAAGCAAAAATGAAGAAAAAACAAATCGTGCTATTAAGGATTTTTTCGCACCAGAATTCATTAATAGAATTGATAAAATTTTGCATTTTAATGAACTTAATGATGAAATTTTAGAAAAAATCGTCCAAAAAGAGCTAAGTGAGCTTTCTAAAAATCTTAAAAACATTAGCCTAAATGCGACAAAAGCGGCTAAAGTATATTTAGCAAAAAAGGCGTATCAAAAGGAATTTGGCGTAAGGCTTTTAAAACGCATTATAGCAGATGAAATCGGAGCAAAATTGAGTGAAAAAATTTTACGCAAAGAGCTTAAAGAAGGTGCGAAAATCAAGATAGATTTAGATCAAAATAATAAGATTATTTTAAGATAA
- a CDS encoding ATP-dependent Clp protease adaptor ClpS — protein sequence MEKLESLQKEHLQEPKMYKVVLLNDDVTTMDFVIEVLMHVFFHSFTKANEIMLKIHCEGSGVCGIYTQEIALSKQKKVQNMAKEAQFPLQSRVEEE from the coding sequence ATGGAAAAGCTTGAAAGTCTGCAAAAAGAGCATTTGCAAGAACCAAAAATGTATAAGGTCGTGCTTTTAAATGACGATGTTACAACTATGGATTTTGTGATTGAGGTTTTAATGCATGTGTTTTTTCATAGTTTTACAAAGGCAAATGAAATTATGCTAAAAATTCATTGTGAGGGAAGTGGAGTGTGTGGAATTTACACGCAAGAAATAGCCCTTTCTAAGCAAAAAAAAGTGCAAAATATGGCAAAAGAGGCACAATTTCCTTTGCAAAGTAGAGTGGAGGAAGAATGA
- a CDS encoding redoxin domain-containing protein — protein MQKIRIIFSAFLIAFLFIACASEDVKNELDFKEFALGEKVLLRSVNGGEKTFVRKEKGFVIEGEEDKILMFDFFGTFCQPCKEEALELSKLWQNNSKHFVIIGLSHFEEVSDEEVLKFAKDYNAFYFLSNSKEKDRLIAQILKDISYQNMELLPFKVVLKDGVYQNVSDFWNKGKKVQFYLGKVPSELIQEDINTILKGTL, from the coding sequence ATGCAAAAAATACGAATTATTTTTTCAGCTTTTTTAATCGCATTTCTCTTTATAGCTTGTGCGAGTGAAGATGTTAAAAATGAGTTAGATTTTAAAGAATTTGCACTTGGGGAAAAGGTGCTTTTAAGAAGTGTTAATGGAGGGGAAAAAACCTTTGTGCGTAAGGAAAAAGGCTTTGTTATCGAGGGGGAAGAGGATAAAATTTTAATGTTTGATTTTTTTGGCACTTTTTGTCAGCCTTGCAAGGAAGAAGCATTGGAGCTTAGTAAATTGTGGCAAAATAATTCTAAGCATTTTGTCATTATAGGCTTAAGCCATTTTGAAGAGGTCAGTGATGAAGAGGTTTTGAAATTTGCTAAAGATTATAATGCTTTTTATTTTTTAAGTAATTCTAAAGAAAAAGACAGACTAATTGCACAAATTTTAAAGGATATATCTTATCAAAATATGGAATTATTGCCTTTTAAAGTCGTTTTAAAAGATGGAGTATATCAAAATGTAAGCGACTTTTGGAATAAAGGCAAAAAGGTTCAGTTTTATCTCGGTAAAGTGCCAAGTGAGCTAATACAAGAGGATATTAATACGATTTTAAAAGGAACTTTATAA
- a CDS encoding YeiH family protein, whose protein sequence is MVKNLKNIISKQGKAYINGFVLVLLVSFASYYVSFLPWVKSLHLSPLILSVLLGIVAAPLFRTSKKSCEKAVVFSAKKLLRLGIILFGFNVTLGSIASVGLSGILLSLIVVVGILWLGYLIGVKILKLDREIAILVSAGSAICGAAAILALESSIKSKPYKGVIAVGTVVLFGLLGMFLYPLFYSFDLPSFTHTQEGYFIGLTLHELANVVGAAGAISPHTQEVALIVKMIRVILLVAVLLIVPYFFAQSKEGERRKLHIPWFAFWFLGVVALHSFITLPAELVEFFKFLSSFFLVMAMSALGLQVDFKNFLESGTKAFLLAFILFLILILGGFLLVYYFV, encoded by the coding sequence ATGGTGAAAAATTTAAAAAATATTATTTCAAAACAAGGCAAAGCCTATATCAATGGCTTTGTGCTTGTGCTTTTAGTGAGTTTTGCGAGTTATTATGTGAGCTTTTTACCGTGGGTAAAAAGTCTTCATTTATCGCCTTTAATTTTAAGCGTTTTGCTTGGTATAGTTGCGGCACCTTTATTTAGAACTTCTAAGAAAAGTTGTGAAAAAGCGGTCGTTTTTAGTGCTAAAAAGCTTTTAAGACTTGGGATTATACTTTTTGGCTTTAATGTTACACTTGGTAGTATTGCTTCTGTGGGCTTGAGTGGAATTTTACTTAGTCTTATCGTGGTTGTTGGAATTTTATGGCTTGGTTATCTTATTGGTGTAAAAATTTTAAAGCTTGATAGAGAAATCGCTATTTTGGTTAGTGCAGGGAGTGCTATTTGCGGGGCAGCAGCGATTTTAGCTTTGGAATCTTCAATTAAATCTAAGCCTTACAAAGGCGTCATAGCCGTTGGAACTGTGGTGCTTTTTGGACTTTTGGGTATGTTTTTATATCCTTTATTTTACTCTTTTGATTTGCCCTCCTTTACTCACACTCAAGAAGGCTATTTTATAGGACTTACCCTGCACGAATTAGCAAATGTCGTGGGTGCGGCAGGAGCTATTTCTCCTCACACACAAGAAGTCGCTTTAATCGTCAAAATGATACGCGTTATTTTACTTGTAGCTGTTTTACTTATCGTGCCTTATTTTTTCGCACAGAGCAAAGAGGGAGAGCGTAGGAAGCTTCATATACCTTGGTTTGCCTTTTGGTTTTTAGGTGTTGTGGCATTGCACTCTTTTATAACTTTGCCTGCGGAGCTTGTGGAGTTTTTTAAATTTTTATCTAGCTTTTTTTTGGTAATGGCTATGAGTGCTTTAGGACTTCAAGTGGATTTTAAAAACTTTTTAGAAAGTGGCACAAAGGCATTTTTACTCGCTTTTATTTTGTTTTTAATTTTAATTTTGGGCGGCTTTTTGCTTGTGTATTATTTTGTATAG
- the smpB gene encoding SsrA-binding protein SmpB codes for MKIIARNKKALFDYHIIERFEAGIVLKGSEVVALRAGRANLKDSFVRIIRGELFLLNAHISLLSTTHSFYRHEERGARKLLMHRKQIDKLLGKVSVEGYTLVALDLYFNAKNKAKLTLALAKGKTLHDKREVLKKKQADLDAKMAMKNYK; via the coding sequence ATGAAAATAATCGCTAGAAATAAAAAGGCTTTGTTTGATTATCATATTATCGAGCGTTTTGAAGCGGGTATTGTGCTAAAGGGTAGTGAAGTAGTGGCTTTAAGAGCGGGTAGAGCGAATTTAAAAGATTCTTTTGTGCGTATTATTAGAGGAGAGCTTTTTTTGCTAAATGCTCATATTTCCTTACTTAGCACAACTCATAGCTTTTATAGACACGAAGAAAGAGGCGCTAGAAAGCTTTTAATGCATAGAAAGCAAATTGATAAATTGCTCGGCAAAGTGAGCGTTGAGGGCTATACTTTGGTAGCTTTGGATTTGTATTTTAATGCTAAAAATAAAGCAAAATTAACTCTAGCTCTTGCTAAAGGTAAAACCTTACACGATAAAAGAGAGGTTTTGAAGAAAAAGCAAGCCGATTTAGATGCTAAAATGGCGATGAAAAATTATAAATGA
- a CDS encoding 4-(cytidine 5'-diphospho)-2-C-methyl-D-erythritol kinase, with translation MKAKAKVNIFLKIIGLDNRGYHLLNSRFVLLDTLYDELILIDEKQKEGFELISDFKCEDNIINKAYHLLCKEGFENELKEFFSKKSLKLIKNIPTCAGLGGGSSDAAGFLKMMNEELNLKISKERLIQLSVRLGADVAFFLSGAKSANVKGCGEVIEEFEDELAQFELHFPNIACETAKVYKEFDKQKSDFNQALKEAKIYEKLNTKELLECENLALNDLFAPCVRLYPKMSEFLEKGYFLSGSGSSVFKAKV, from the coding sequence ATGAAAGCCAAAGCTAAGGTCAATATTTTTTTAAAAATTATAGGACTTGATAATAGGGGCTATCATCTTTTAAATTCGCGTTTTGTGCTTTTAGATACGCTTTATGATGAACTTATTTTAATTGATGAAAAGCAAAAGGAAGGCTTTGAGCTTATTAGCGATTTTAAGTGCGAGGATAATATTATCAATAAAGCTTATCATTTGCTTTGTAAGGAAGGCTTTGAAAATGAGCTTAAAGAATTTTTTAGTAAAAAAAGTTTAAAGCTAATTAAAAATATCCCAACTTGTGCTGGACTTGGGGGTGGAAGTAGCGATGCGGCAGGGTTTTTAAAGATGATGAACGAAGAGCTAAATTTAAAAATTTCTAAAGAAAGATTGATACAACTTAGCGTTCGATTAGGTGCTGATGTGGCGTTTTTCTTAAGTGGAGCAAAAAGTGCAAATGTAAAGGGCTGTGGTGAAGTGATTGAAGAATTTGAAGATGAATTAGCCCAATTTGAACTTCACTTTCCAAATATCGCTTGTGAAACGGCTAAGGTTTATAAGGAATTTGACAAGCAAAAAAGTGATTTTAATCAAGCCTTAAAAGAGGCTAAAATTTATGAAAAATTAAACACAAAAGAGCTTTTAGAGTGTGAAAATTTGGCTCTTAATGATCTTTTTGCACCCTGTGTGAGACTCTATCCTAAGATGAGTGAATTTTTAGAAAAAGGCTATTTTTTAAGCGGAAGTGGAAGTAGTGTTTTTAAGGCTAAAGTATGA
- a CDS encoding carbon storage regulator has translation MLILSRKEGQSLQIGEDIEIKIVQTGKGYAKIGIEAPRSLLILRKELIMQIKDENLHSVAQNEIKLDDLSKKLKQ, from the coding sequence ATGTTGATTTTATCGAGAAAAGAAGGGCAAAGCTTACAAATAGGCGAGGATATAGAAATCAAAATCGTTCAAACAGGCAAAGGCTACGCTAAAATAGGCATTGAAGCCCCTAGGTCTTTATTGATTTTAAGAAAAGAATTAATTATGCAAATCAAAGACGAAAATTTACACTCTGTCGCTCAAAATGAAATCAAACTTGACGATTTAAGCAAAAAGCTTAAGCAATGA
- the truB gene encoding tRNA pseudouridine(55) synthase TruB produces the protein MNRLFVAYKPAQISSNAFLSQIKKKYKVKKAGYSGTLDPFAKGVLIVAFNQYTKLFRFLDKSPKSYRATLWLGVKSLSLDTQNIKEVRLLKPFDYKQIQKACEELLGEISFFPPQFSAKRIEGKRAYEFAKKGEIIPLKKCKMQVFSYEILHYTHPFLSVELKLSEGAYVRSWCELLAQKLEINATLSSLERLSEGKFFYNDEKSLNVLEYLNLKKNSLKDLSKLENGTKIALDELEIGEDGEYFLEDEKFFSIIKINHKKVEYILNKVEKC, from the coding sequence ATGAATAGGCTCTTTGTTGCTTATAAACCCGCCCAAATTAGCTCAAATGCTTTTTTAAGTCAAATTAAAAAAAAATATAAAGTCAAAAAGGCGGGTTATTCTGGCACTTTAGATCCTTTTGCAAAGGGTGTTTTAATCGTAGCTTTTAATCAATACACTAAGCTTTTCCGCTTTTTAGATAAAAGCCCAAAAAGCTACCGTGCTACGCTTTGGCTGGGGGTCAAATCCTTAAGTCTTGATACGCAAAATATCAAAGAAGTCCGTCTTTTAAAGCCCTTTGATTATAAGCAAATTCAAAAGGCTTGTGAGGAGCTTTTGGGGGAAATTTCTTTTTTTCCACCGCAATTTAGTGCCAAAAGAATAGAGGGAAAAAGAGCTTATGAATTTGCAAAAAAAGGAGAAATAATCCCACTTAAAAAGTGCAAAATGCAGGTTTTTTCTTATGAAATCTTGCACTACACTCACCCCTTTTTAAGCGTGGAATTAAAATTAAGCGAAGGAGCTTATGTGAGATCTTGGTGTGAGCTTTTAGCGCAAAAGCTTGAAATCAATGCGACTTTAAGCTCTTTGGAGCGTTTGAGTGAGGGAAAATTTTTTTATAATGATGAAAAAAGTTTAAATGTGTTAGAATATTTAAATCTTAAAAAAAATTCTCTAAAAGATTTAAGTAAGCTTGAAAATGGCACGAAAATTGCTTTAGATGAACTTGAAATTGGAGAGGATGGAGAGTATTTTTTAGAAGATGAAAAATTTTTTTCCATTATAAAAATAAATCATAAAAAAGTAGAATATATCTTAAATAAGGTTGAAAAATGTTGA
- a CDS encoding ATP-dependent helicase encodes MKILQSLNESQKEAVRHIDGAMLILAGAGSGKTKTITTRLAYLIDEVGIPAQSTLTLTFTNKAAMVMKTRALELIRDKEAMPLLCTFHKFGLMFLRLHIARLGRKNDFVVIDSDDVKKILKEIIGAEKDSISFIMSEISRFKNMAFGVEDVFEEAKKLKKEGQEYEKVFKLATYYKNYQAYLLKYNFVDFDDLLLLTCFLLEDEEFAKKQSLIYRYIMVDEYQDTNFLQHQILKSLCKSHENLCVVGDDDQSIYSWRGAKVENILNFQNEFENVKLVKLEQNYRSVGTILKAANELISHNQKRLGKTLICTKDEGEEIEICACEDEREESAMVAKKIKSLLKQGVKADEIAVLFRVNALSRALEEALMKEQIPYLLLSGMRFYERAEIKDLIAYLRLINNLEDDFSFKRIINRPKRGFGEVALQKLENHALKHRISLFEALCNLEGSGAFSQKLQNELCDFVENIKSLRELSNLKDLIDGLDEKFKFKDYYEKQNDGEDKIANINEFCASLKDRINNENIENLETILSEISLLSEQDKANNGICIMSVHTSKGLEFDYVFVIGLEMGFFPVGYDNIEEERRLAYVAFTRAKKRLCLSYANSRFHQGSRAYLQKSCFLEESGVLNEEMKMEEGFKKGDLVRHKIFGVGRIVGINKDKLSINFGGIERIILDSYVERAV; translated from the coding sequence ATGAAAATTTTACAAAGTCTCAATGAAAGCCAAAAAGAAGCAGTGAGGCATATAGACGGAGCTATGCTTATTTTAGCAGGAGCTGGAAGTGGTAAGACTAAGACTATCACAACGCGTCTTGCTTATCTTATCGATGAGGTGGGAATTCCAGCACAAAGCACCCTAACGCTTACTTTTACTAATAAGGCTGCTATGGTGATGAAAACTAGGGCTTTGGAGCTGATTAGAGATAAAGAAGCTATGCCTTTACTTTGCACTTTTCATAAATTTGGATTGATGTTTTTAAGACTTCACATTGCAAGGCTTGGTCGAAAAAATGATTTTGTAGTGATTGACAGCGATGATGTTAAAAAAATTCTTAAAGAAATCATAGGAGCGGAAAAGGATAGTATAAGTTTTATTATGAGTGAAATTTCACGCTTTAAAAATATGGCTTTTGGCGTAGAAGATGTTTTTGAAGAAGCGAAAAAGCTGAAAAAAGAAGGGCAAGAATATGAGAAAGTCTTTAAACTTGCGACTTATTATAAAAATTATCAAGCTTATCTTTTAAAATATAATTTTGTCGATTTTGACGATTTGCTTTTGCTGACTTGTTTTTTACTTGAAGATGAGGAATTTGCAAAAAAACAGAGCTTAATTTATCGCTACATTATGGTTGATGAGTATCAAGATACGAATTTTTTGCAACATCAAATTCTAAAAAGTCTTTGTAAAAGCCACGAAAATCTTTGCGTTGTGGGTGATGATGATCAAAGCATTTATAGCTGGAGGGGAGCTAAGGTCGAAAATATCCTTAATTTTCAAAATGAATTTGAAAATGTTAAGTTAGTGAAATTAGAGCAAAATTACCGCTCGGTCGGCACTATTTTAAAAGCGGCAAATGAGTTAATCTCACATAATCAAAAAAGACTAGGCAAGACTTTAATTTGCACTAAAGATGAGGGAGAGGAGATTGAAATTTGTGCCTGTGAAGATGAGAGAGAAGAAAGTGCTATGGTCGCAAAGAAAATCAAATCTCTCTTAAAACAGGGCGTTAAAGCGGACGAAATTGCCGTTTTATTTCGCGTTAATGCTCTTTCTCGTGCTTTGGAGGAAGCATTAATGAAGGAGCAAATTCCTTATCTTTTATTAAGCGGAATGCGTTTTTATGAAAGAGCGGAGATAAAAGATTTAATCGCCTATCTTAGACTTATTAATAATTTAGAAGATGATTTTTCCTTCAAACGCATTATTAATAGACCTAAACGAGGTTTTGGAGAGGTGGCACTTCAAAAGCTAGAAAATCACGCCTTAAAGCATCGAATTTCACTTTTTGAAGCCTTGTGTAATTTGGAAGGGAGTGGTGCTTTTAGTCAAAAATTGCAAAATGAATTGTGTGATTTTGTAGAAAATATTAAAAGCTTGAGAGAGCTTTCAAATTTAAAAGATTTAATCGATGGGCTTGATGAAAAATTTAAATTTAAGGATTATTACGAAAAACAAAATGATGGTGAGGATAAAATAGCAAATATTAACGAATTTTGTGCAAGTTTAAAAGATAGAATCAATAATGAAAATATTGAAAATTTAGAAACGATTTTAAGCGAAATTTCACTTTTAAGTGAGCAAGATAAAGCAAATAATGGCATTTGCATTATGAGTGTGCATACAAGCAAGGGCTTGGAATTTGACTATGTTTTTGTTATAGGCTTAGAAATGGGCTTTTTTCCTGTGGGCTATGATAATATAGAAGAGGAGAGGCGTTTGGCTTATGTGGCTTTTACTAGAGCAAAAAAAAGATTATGTTTAAGTTATGCTAATTCGCGTTTTCATCAAGGAAGTAGAGCGTATTTACAAAAAAGCTGTTTTTTGGAAGAAAGTGGAGTGCTTAATGAAGAAATGAAAATGGAAGAGGGATTTAAAAAGGGCGATTTAGTGCGACATAAAATTTTTGGAGTGGGGAGAATTGTGGGGATTAATAAAGATAAATTAAGCATTAATTTTGGCGGTATTGAAAGAATTATACTTGATTCTTATGTCGAAAGAGCGGTATGA